Proteins encoded by one window of Lathyrus oleraceus cultivar Zhongwan6 chromosome 1, CAAS_Psat_ZW6_1.0, whole genome shotgun sequence:
- the LOC127131275 gene encoding histone-lysine N-methyltransferase ASHH3 encodes MPVMKKNSEHNRFEAVFNKLLSQIGEPVDFELPDWIKIRTTQYTHIKRNIYVTKKNKRKFDDGIFCSCESSPDSTSLCGRDCQCGMLLSCCSSGCKCGVSCLNKAFQHRPVKKLKLVKTEKCGSGVVADENIKLGEFVIEYVGEVIDDKTCEQRLWNMKDRGETNFYLCEINRDMVIDATYKGNKSRYINHSCCPNTEMQKWIIEGETRIGIFAARDIEKGEHLTYDYQFVQFGADQDCHCGAIQCRRKLGARPTKPKMSSDAALKLVAYQVCQNGGLQIGQIGSSRVVEQSKCLHNCVDEVIMIKQLGNVRFGIIKWFDEYTRKHKIMFEDGCVEIHDMSKENWELVRL; translated from the exons ATGCCCgttatgaaaaag AATTCTGAGCATAATCGTTTTGAAGCTGTATTCAACAAGCTGCTGAGCCAGATTGGGGAACCTGTTGACTTTGAACTTCCAGATTGGATTAAGATAAGGACAACACAGTACACCCATATAAAGCGCA ATATATATGTCACTAAGAAGAACAAGAGAAAGTTTGATGATGGCATATTCTGCTCCTGCGAATCTTCACCTGACTCTACTAGTTTATGTGGTAGAGATTGTCAATGCGG GATGCTTCTGTCATGCTGTTCTTCAGGCTGCAAATGTGGGGTCTCGTGTCTCAACAAAGCTTTTCAGCATCGCCCTGTGAAAAAGCTGAAACTGGTTAAG ACTGAGAAATGTGGCTCCGGAGTTGTGGCGGATGAAAATATCAAGCTTGGGGAGTTTGTCATCGAATATGTTGGAGAAG TCATCGATGATAAAACATGCGAACAGAGGCTTTGGAATATGAAAGATCGCGGGGAAACAAACTTTTACTTATGTGAAATCAATCGAGATATGGTGATAGATGCAACATATAAGGGAAACAAATCACGATATATCAATCATAGTTGCTGCCCGAATACTGAGATGCAGAAATG GATAATAGAGGGTGAAACAAGAATCGGTATATTTGCAGCTCGTGACATAGAGAAGGGCGAGCATCTGACTTATGACTACCA GTTTGTTCAATTTGGTGCAGACCAAGATTGCCACTGTGGAGCTATACAGTGTAGGCGTAAGCTAGGTGCACGGCCTACCAAGCCTAAAATGTCTTCAGATGCTGCATTAAAATTAGTTGCATATCAG GTTTGTCAGAATGGAGGCTTGCAAATTGGTCAAATTG GAAGTTCCCGGGTGGTTGAGCAATCAAAATGCTTACACAATTGTGTCGATGAAGTCATCATGATTAAACAACTTGGAAATGTCAG ATTTGGGATTATTAAATGGTTTGATGAATATACCCGCAAACATAAG ATCATGTTTGAGGATGGTTGTGTTGAAATTCATGACATGTCAAAAGAAAATTGGGAACTAGTGAGATTGTGA